A genomic segment from Laspinema palackyanum D2c encodes:
- a CDS encoding GH39 family glycosyl hydrolase, whose amino-acid sequence MDVQVEIQAPTQPIPASLFGNHIHHVATTPTYVTDPPISTLTPWPIVPFYSWRLMAAYVEWFELEPKKGEWNFNILDKSVALAEEKGVELLLNLSLTPRWASARPQEPSIYATGTAAEPKNIEDWRNYVRTVATRYKGRIHYYELWNEPNLEGFYTGSLETMLTLCEEAYRILKEVDSSITVVSPPPTDGEHGVEWLNQYLAGGGGAYADVIGFHFYVPFLPPETMVPLIQQVQTTMAKYGVGDKPLWNTETGWLGIAPFSDEWGAAGFVARSYILNWAAGVARLYWYVWDHQGIYLRLTQPDRTTPTLAGIAYGELQNWLVGAQMNDCEAKQMIWTCELTRDRDYKAWIVWNTDGPSRFQVPEEWGVQQVRNLAGEQQLLRRNRVEIGPAPLLLEHQLSP is encoded by the coding sequence ATGGACGTTCAGGTCGAGATCCAAGCCCCAACTCAGCCCATCCCGGCCAGCTTGTTTGGAAACCATATCCACCATGTAGCTACGACTCCTACCTATGTCACGGACCCACCCATTTCGACCCTCACTCCTTGGCCTATTGTTCCTTTTTACAGTTGGCGCTTGATGGCGGCTTATGTGGAGTGGTTTGAGTTGGAGCCTAAAAAAGGGGAATGGAATTTTAATATTTTAGACAAGTCGGTGGCTCTAGCTGAGGAAAAGGGGGTAGAACTTCTGCTCAATTTGAGCCTGACACCAAGGTGGGCTTCTGCCCGACCTCAAGAACCTTCGATCTATGCTACGGGAACCGCAGCCGAACCGAAAAATATAGAGGACTGGCGTAATTATGTCCGCACCGTCGCCACCCGCTATAAAGGGCGTATTCACTACTATGAACTCTGGAATGAACCTAATTTGGAGGGGTTTTATACGGGCAGTCTGGAGACAATGTTAACCCTATGTGAAGAAGCTTATCGAATTCTGAAAGAGGTAGATTCCTCGATCACGGTAGTTTCTCCTCCGCCTACAGATGGAGAGCATGGCGTCGAGTGGTTGAATCAATACTTGGCAGGGGGTGGGGGGGCTTATGCGGATGTAATTGGCTTTCATTTCTATGTACCTTTTCTCCCTCCGGAAACAATGGTTCCCCTGATTCAACAAGTCCAAACGACTATGGCAAAGTATGGTGTGGGTGATAAGCCATTATGGAATACAGAAACAGGATGGTTAGGTATTGCACCTTTTTCTGACGAGTGGGGCGCGGCGGGGTTTGTGGCGCGATCGTATATTCTAAATTGGGCCGCGGGAGTGGCTCGGTTGTATTGGTATGTTTGGGATCATCAAGGTATTTATTTGCGGTTAACTCAGCCCGATCGCACCACTCCCACTCTGGCTGGAATTGCTTATGGGGAGCTGCAAAACTGGCTGGTGGGAGCGCAGATGAACGACTGTGAAGCAAAACAGATGATTTGGACTTGTGAGCTAACCCGCGATCGCGACTATAAAGCTTGGATTGTCTGGAATACGGATGGCCCCTCCCGCTTTCAGGTACCGGAAGAGTGGGGGGTCCAGCAGGTGCGGAATTTAGCGGGTGAACAACAGTTGCTCAGGAGAAATCGGGTAGAAATTGGCCCTGCCCCGTTATTATTAGAACATCAGTTGTCACCTTAA
- a CDS encoding class I SAM-dependent methyltransferase, giving the protein MVNIHQLYAPFLRHFRRGRLQRFYARFEVEEATRVIDVGGDQFFWELAKEEGFPVPQVTVINLYENSTTLPENISWVVADGKNIPFEDSAFDIAFSNSVIEHLETWENQVQFASEIQRVAPNFFVQTPSYNFPVEPHFLTPFIHWLPKSIQHKVVRNFTVWGLVTRPTAEYCKNMVSELRLLTQKEMAILFPDSNLEIEQSLGLEKSLLAIGKRK; this is encoded by the coding sequence ATGGTGAACATTCATCAGTTATATGCTCCTTTTTTACGGCATTTTAGACGAGGTAGACTGCAAAGATTCTATGCCAGATTTGAAGTGGAAGAAGCAACCCGAGTCATAGATGTGGGGGGAGATCAATTTTTCTGGGAATTAGCGAAGGAAGAAGGCTTTCCCGTGCCACAGGTTACGGTGATAAACCTCTATGAAAACTCGACAACACTCCCGGAGAATATATCGTGGGTGGTTGCCGATGGTAAAAACATACCGTTTGAAGATTCGGCGTTTGATATTGCCTTTAGTAATTCGGTGATTGAACATTTAGAAACCTGGGAGAACCAAGTTCAATTTGCCTCGGAAATTCAAAGAGTCGCCCCCAATTTTTTCGTCCAAACTCCGAGTTATAATTTTCCTGTAGAGCCTCATTTTTTAACGCCGTTTATACATTGGTTGCCCAAGTCAATTCAGCATAAAGTAGTCCGTAATTTTACGGTTTGGGGTCTAGTGACTCGTCCTACAGCGGAATATTGCAAGAATATGGTCTCGGAGCTACGACTGTTGACACAGAAGGAAATGGCTATTTTATTTCCTGACTCGAATTTAGAGATAGAACAATCATTGGGATTAGAAAAATCATTGCTGGCAATTGGAAAAAGAAAATGA
- a CDS encoding glycosyltransferase family 4 protein — MAKRVALLTNFIPPYREVLYEAIAKKVDDFQVFISTPMEPNRQWKPNWGSLNVKVQKTLTIQRAWRHPHGFSEPVYVHIPYDTLWLLQKYQPDVLISGELGMRSLLSLLYRKWSSKCRLILWATISEYSEQGRGKLREQVRKFLLPQADAVLVNGESGARYVRSYGVAPEKIFVAPYTTEISPFTALPLSKEANQVYTLLYVGQLIERKGLLLFISALARWGEAHPDRTLEFLIVGEGSLRSTLEQQVLPPNISLSFLGNLAYSDLPQVYERGGIFVFPTLADEWGLVVNEAMAAGLPVLGSLYSQSVEELVSDGENGWIFRPDDLEAAYSALERTLSTSPEELARMRSVARSRIQNLTPEWVSDAILMAIHSV, encoded by the coding sequence ATGGCTAAACGGGTTGCACTTTTAACCAACTTTATTCCTCCCTATCGGGAAGTCCTTTATGAGGCAATAGCTAAAAAGGTTGATGATTTCCAGGTTTTTATCTCGACGCCGATGGAACCCAATCGGCAATGGAAGCCAAATTGGGGTTCGTTGAATGTCAAGGTCCAGAAAACCCTAACGATACAACGCGCTTGGCGGCATCCACATGGATTTTCCGAGCCTGTGTATGTTCATATTCCCTATGATACGCTCTGGCTCCTGCAAAAGTATCAGCCCGATGTATTAATTTCTGGGGAGCTGGGAATGCGGAGCCTGCTTTCTCTGTTGTACCGGAAATGGTCTTCTAAGTGCCGACTAATTTTGTGGGCTACGATTTCTGAATATAGCGAGCAGGGAAGAGGAAAGCTAAGGGAACAGGTCAGAAAATTTCTTTTGCCTCAAGCTGATGCTGTACTAGTGAATGGAGAGAGTGGGGCGAGATATGTCCGAAGTTATGGTGTCGCTCCTGAAAAAATCTTTGTTGCGCCCTATACAACTGAAATCTCCCCTTTTACGGCTCTACCTTTGTCAAAAGAGGCTAACCAGGTTTACACCTTGCTTTATGTGGGTCAACTGATTGAGCGTAAGGGTCTACTTCTGTTTATATCAGCCCTTGCTCGTTGGGGTGAAGCACATCCGGACAGAACTCTAGAATTTTTGATAGTCGGAGAGGGGTCGTTGCGCTCCACCTTGGAGCAGCAAGTTTTACCCCCCAATATTTCCCTATCTTTTTTAGGAAATTTAGCTTATTCCGATTTACCCCAAGTTTATGAGCGGGGGGGGATTTTTGTTTTTCCCACTCTGGCGGATGAGTGGGGGCTGGTGGTCAATGAGGCGATGGCGGCGGGTTTGCCGGTGCTGGGCAGCTTGTACAGTCAATCTGTTGAGGAGCTGGTCAGTGATGGGGAAAACGGATGGATATTTCGCCCAGATGATTTAGAAGCAGCTTACTCAGCTTTGGAGCGTACCCTTTCAACCTCCCCAGAAGAGTTGGCTAGAATGAGGAGTGTGGCTCGCTCTCGCATCCAAAATCTGACGCCTGAGTGGGTCTCTGATGCTATACTGATGGCAATTCATTCGGTTTGA
- a CDS encoding glycosyltransferase family 39 protein → MKPFSARNFRWLVCFILILGFFFRFYNIDQKIYWEDETYSSLRISGYTADMVISEVYTGELISREFLHQTYQPTQPKKDVNDALKALASSPEHSPLYYLMARFLVDKLGHSVTLMRGLSAVISMMAFPCMYWLCRELFDRSLTGWVAIALVAVSPFHVLYAQEARQSSLFIVTILLSSAALLQALRLQKYRNWLFYSATVVVGIYSHLLFALVAISHGIYILIRERFRISKITINYLLASGCSVIAFTPWIWIVATNYQKVTTATSWTSQAVSLISLGVSWLGNLSRLFFDININSRAPLQYLIPSLIPIIGIVILGVYSLYYLNRKTQNNQDWFIFSLIGVTAIFLIVPDLLFGGQRSMVPRYLIPCYLGIQIAVAYLLSRKMTESYKNPLNQKQIWQMVTFLLILGGIVSCGVSAQSTVWWSKGFQSAPQMARLINQNSAPLLISDEAVGGILSLTYLLEDHVQFQLVQRPNLPTIPTGFSDVYLYSQSPILRNLLAEEEGYSVLPINSRDDFEDKLWKIEKN, encoded by the coding sequence ATGAAACCTTTTTCAGCCCGGAATTTTCGCTGGCTCGTCTGTTTTATATTAATTTTAGGATTTTTTTTTAGATTCTATAATATAGATCAAAAAATTTACTGGGAAGATGAAACTTATTCTTCGTTAAGAATTTCAGGATATACGGCTGATATGGTTATATCGGAAGTTTACACAGGTGAACTCATCAGCCGGGAATTTTTACATCAAACCTATCAACCTACGCAACCAAAGAAAGACGTAAACGATGCACTTAAGGCATTAGCCAGTAGTCCAGAACATTCGCCGCTCTACTATTTGATGGCCCGCTTTTTGGTAGATAAACTGGGGCATTCTGTGACCTTGATGAGGGGTTTATCCGCTGTCATTAGCATGATGGCATTTCCTTGTATGTATTGGCTATGCCGAGAATTATTTGACAGGTCTTTGACTGGATGGGTGGCGATCGCCTTGGTGGCCGTTTCTCCCTTTCATGTTTTATACGCGCAAGAAGCACGGCAGTCTAGTTTATTTATCGTCACAATTTTACTTTCTAGCGCCGCCCTCTTGCAAGCCCTTAGACTCCAAAAATATAGAAACTGGTTGTTCTATTCTGCTACTGTAGTTGTCGGTATTTATTCACATTTACTCTTTGCATTAGTTGCCATCAGTCATGGAATTTATATCCTAATCAGAGAAAGATTTCGCATTAGTAAAATAACCATCAATTATTTGCTGGCTTCCGGTTGTAGCGTCATTGCTTTCACTCCTTGGATATGGATTGTGGCAACCAACTATCAAAAAGTTACAACAGCTACATCCTGGACATCTCAAGCGGTAAGTCTTATTTCTTTAGGGGTAAGCTGGCTAGGAAATCTAAGTCGGCTTTTTTTTGATATTAACATTAACTCAAGAGCCCCCTTACAATACCTAATCCCTTCCCTGATTCCCATTATTGGAATTGTGATTTTAGGAGTTTATTCTCTCTATTATTTAAACCGGAAAACTCAAAACAATCAGGATTGGTTTATTTTTTCCCTGATCGGGGTAACCGCCATCTTTCTAATTGTGCCTGATCTGCTTTTCGGCGGACAGCGATCTATGGTTCCGCGATACCTCATTCCTTGTTACTTAGGAATACAAATTGCGGTGGCTTACTTATTGTCAAGAAAAATGACGGAGAGTTACAAAAATCCCTTAAATCAGAAGCAGATTTGGCAGATGGTGACCTTCCTACTGATTTTAGGGGGGATAGTTTCTTGTGGGGTCAGTGCTCAATCAACAGTTTGGTGGAGTAAAGGATTTCAATCAGCACCTCAAATGGCTAGACTCATCAATCAAAATAGCGCTCCGCTTCTGATCAGTGATGAAGCGGTTGGCGGTATTTTATCTCTGACCTATCTATTGGAAGATCATGTGCAATTTCAATTAGTACAAAGACCTAATCTGCCAACAATCCCTACAGGCTTTAGCGATGTCTATTTATACAGTCAGTCTCCCATTTTACGGAATCTTCTGGCAGAAGAGGAAGGCTACAGCGTCCTGCCCATTAATAGTCGCGATGATTTTGAAGACAAGCTCTGGAAAATCGAAAAAAACTGA
- a CDS encoding class I SAM-dependent methyltransferase — protein MTDGVTQQKKSFNDTYSRAENWSYWDSQDPLTQYLLTRRLRIAVDRVMQITQASPADWNVLVLCGGVGGEGSFLANYGFKSVTVSDISETALEACNKRDSRLETQVINAEQLELPNESYDLVLVQDGLHHLPRPVLGFTEMLRVARKAVIVIEPHLGLVANLMGTTWENHGGTVNYVFRWNALLLKQVTQSYILKSPCSIQAIRLWNHNLLMAKVGKILGGKQGAVLAVKSFYFILDWLFGWLGNMMIGIVIKYDTQQ, from the coding sequence ATGACAGACGGAGTAACCCAGCAAAAGAAATCCTTCAATGATACTTATTCCCGAGCTGAAAATTGGTCGTATTGGGATTCCCAGGATCCTCTAACTCAATATCTACTTACCAGAAGATTGCGAATTGCGGTGGATCGGGTGATGCAGATTACCCAGGCTTCCCCAGCGGATTGGAATGTTTTAGTTCTCTGTGGTGGAGTTGGCGGCGAGGGCAGCTTCTTAGCAAACTATGGGTTCAAATCGGTTACCGTTTCAGATATCTCCGAAACTGCATTAGAGGCTTGCAATAAACGAGATTCTCGTTTAGAAACCCAAGTAATCAATGCAGAACAACTAGAGCTTCCAAATGAAAGCTACGATTTAGTTCTAGTACAAGATGGTCTTCATCACCTTCCCCGCCCGGTGCTGGGGTTTACTGAAATGCTCCGCGTCGCCAGAAAAGCGGTCATTGTGATCGAACCTCATTTAGGTTTAGTCGCTAACTTAATGGGGACGACTTGGGAAAATCATGGGGGAACTGTGAATTATGTATTTCGTTGGAACGCTTTGCTGTTAAAACAGGTCACTCAGAGCTACATTTTAAAATCTCCCTGCTCTATCCAGGCCATTCGGTTATGGAATCATAATCTCTTGATGGCAAAAGTCGGAAAAATTTTAGGGGGTAAGCAAGGAGCAGTTTTGGCCGTAAAATCCTTCTACTTTATACTCGATTGGTTGTTTGGCTGGCTAGGAAATATGATGATTGGGATAGTCATCAAGTACGACACTCAACAGTAG